From Echinicola soli, a single genomic window includes:
- a CDS encoding RagB/SusD family nutrient uptake outer membrane protein — MKKINLYIAGLLLMSTLNSCEEQLAEEPFDQLIPDNILNNEVGLESLLNSAYGNMQVHRFGLIQWHYLEEGPSDLFFETGGGQGRNAAFIQDFTFDAEHPWIGGAYDGLWNAIRDVNLFLDNVEGVTFTQTEKDMRIAEARFIRVFNYYLLNKWFGEVPLILSSTPELYPTKTPASEMNQFIEDELRAVADMLPVIQAEENRITKGAALAVLTKFFLNSKQWQKCMDTADEVIGLGVYGLYPNYEGMFAPENEGNSEFIFVMPQTRDASGMGTEWLSLSLPPAYPEDGPNFAAQFRYYDAFVNSFDPDDSRKNLILTSYVSNDGQQVELLGNDNSRSFKFRDPGRIGADQENDFPVVRYADILLSKAEALNELQGPNQESIDLINQIRQRAGQNMELLQPGAFDQVGLRDQILDERAWEFYSEAKRRSDLLRHGKFIEQALDRDKDAKPYHVLYPFPQSEINANENLVQNEGY; from the coding sequence ATGAAAAAAATTAATCTATATATCGCTGGACTCTTGCTAATGTCAACGTTGAATTCCTGTGAAGAGCAATTGGCAGAGGAACCCTTTGACCAGCTCATTCCTGACAATATCCTCAATAATGAAGTTGGGCTGGAATCCTTGCTTAATTCAGCTTATGGGAATATGCAAGTCCACCGGTTTGGGCTGATACAGTGGCACTACCTTGAAGAGGGACCTTCCGACTTGTTCTTTGAAACAGGCGGAGGGCAGGGAAGGAATGCTGCTTTTATCCAGGATTTTACCTTCGATGCAGAACACCCCTGGATTGGAGGAGCTTATGATGGCCTTTGGAATGCGATTAGGGACGTAAACCTGTTTTTGGACAATGTAGAGGGCGTGACATTTACCCAAACCGAAAAAGACATGCGCATAGCCGAAGCCCGTTTTATCCGTGTGTTCAATTATTACCTTTTGAACAAATGGTTTGGGGAAGTACCACTGATCTTGAGCAGTACTCCTGAATTGTATCCAACAAAGACACCTGCAAGTGAAATGAACCAATTTATCGAAGATGAGCTCAGGGCGGTTGCAGATATGCTTCCTGTGATACAGGCAGAAGAAAACAGGATCACGAAAGGTGCAGCATTGGCTGTGCTGACCAAATTCTTCTTGAACTCCAAACAATGGCAAAAATGCATGGATACAGCCGATGAAGTCATTGGTCTTGGAGTGTATGGACTTTATCCCAATTATGAGGGAATGTTCGCACCTGAAAATGAAGGCAATTCGGAGTTTATTTTTGTCATGCCACAGACAAGGGATGCATCCGGTATGGGCACCGAGTGGCTGTCACTTTCACTGCCTCCTGCCTATCCTGAAGATGGCCCCAACTTTGCCGCCCAATTCCGCTACTATGATGCTTTTGTCAATTCTTTTGATCCTGATGATAGCCGGAAAAACCTCATCCTCACCAGTTATGTCAGCAATGATGGACAGCAGGTGGAATTATTGGGCAATGACAATTCCAGGAGTTTTAAATTTCGGGATCCAGGGCGTATAGGGGCAGATCAGGAAAATGATTTTCCTGTGGTGAGGTATGCGGATATCTTACTTTCCAAGGCCGAAGCACTCAATGAATTGCAGGGGCCCAATCAGGAAAGCATTGACCTGATCAATCAAATTAGGCAAAGAGCTGGCCAGAACATGGAACTGTTGCAACCCGGTGCCTTTGACCAAGTTGGATTAAGGGACCAAATTCTCGATGAGCGGGCATGGGAATTTTATTCAGAGGCCAAGCGAAGAAGTGACCTGCTTCGTCATGGGAAGTTTATCGAACAGGCACTGGACAGGGATAAAGATGCCAAGCCCTACCATGTTTTATACCCTTTCCCCCAGAGTGAAATCAATGCCAATGAAAACTTGGTTCAGAATGAAGGATATTGA